The sequence below is a genomic window from Brettanomyces bruxellensis chromosome 9, complete sequence.
TTGATCTCCCACATGGTGGTCATTTGTCTCACGGTTATCAGACACCAACAAGGAAGATTTCTGCTGTTTCTGTGTACTTTGAGACGATGCCATACAGAGTTGATCTCAAGACGGAAAGAATTGACTACGATATGTTAGAGAAGACTGCAAACCTGTTCAGACCAAAGGTCCTTGTTGCCGGTACATCTGCTTACTGTCGTTTAATTGACTACAAGAGGATGAGAGAGATTGCCGATGAGGTTGGTGCCTACTTAATGGTTGATATGGCACATATTTCTGGTCTCATTGCTGCAGGTGTTATTCCTTCCCCATTTGAGTATGCAGACATTGTCACGACAACTACTCATAAATCTCTGAGGGGTCCAAGAGGTGCCATGATCTTCTTTAGAAAGGGGGTCAGGTCTGTGAATCCAAAGACAGGAAAGGAGATCTACTATGACTTGGAGAGCCGCATTAACTTTTCTGTTTTCCCAGGTCATCAGGGTGGTCCACATAATCACACAATTTCTGCCTTGTGTACGGCTCTGAAACAGGCGGCTACTCCAGAGTTTAAGGAGTACCAGTTGCAGGTTTTGAAGAATGCAAAGTCTCTTGAGTATGAGTTCAAAAAGTTGGGCTACCACCTAGTCTCTGGCGGTACTGATTCTCATATGGTTCTTGTTTCTTTGAGGGAAAAGGGAATAGATGGTGCCAGAGTGGAGGCAGTTTGCGAAAAGATTAACATTGCTTTAAATAAGAACTCCATTCCTGGTGATAGGTCGGCTATGGTTCCTGGTGGTGTTAGAATTGGTTCCCCAGCTATGACAACTAGGGGTGCAAATGAAGGGGACTTCAAGAGAATCGTCGATTACATCGACAAAGCTGTGAATTTTGCAAAGGAATTGCAGAATAATCTTCCTGCAGATGCTCATAGGCTTAAGGACTTCAAGCGTAAGCTCTCAGAACCTTCCGAAGAGTTGGAGCAGTGGAGAAAGGAAATATACAATTGGGCCGGCGAGTATCCATTATCTGTTTAAGCTCTGTTTGTTGATATAGTATTGCTTCTCATTCTTATAGTTTGGGCGGTTTGAAcagttttattttgtttagTTGTTGTTCGTTGTATACAGGGTAAAATATGTTacgctttattttttgaaaaacaaaaaaggatttcatttatttgtttaaaATTATCTCTAATTCTTATATCCTAGTTCGTCCAAGGAGGATTCGATGGCTTCAAAGCATTTATCCAATTCGTGCTTTCTTGATCCAACTGCACTAATGCCCATATGGCCAACCCTAAAGTATTTGTTACTGTAATTCTTGTAAATGCCAGAAGCTATCACAAATCCTTTTTCCTGAACCTTAGAAAGGAGGTCTGGACCATTAATACCATCTGGATAATAAATCACAGACAATCCGTGGGCTGAAATTTTGTCCGATTTCGGAACAAATTTGAGGCCTAGTTTAGCAATTTTATTCTTGAAGTTATCAGAAGCTACCCTATGTGCAGCAATATATTCAGTAATGGATGGTGTGAGAATTTCCTTTAAAGATTCATTATATGCATGAATCAACTGAACAGCTGGAGTCGCAAAGTAAAGTGGCTTGCCATTCTCATAACCACGCATAATAGGGAGCCATCTTTTCAGATCTGTGAAAAACCCGATCGCATGTTCCTTTGccagtatttttttaatcgCTCTAGATGAAGCAAAAGAGATGGAAAGTCCTGGTGGAACACCAATTGCCTTTTGCGAAGCTGTCAATGCGTAATCAATTCCCCACTTATCAAATTCCAAGTTTTCACAGGCAGTTGCACAAACCGCATCCACGATTATTAATGTTTCCGGAGAACTCTTCTTTACTATAGcacttattttttcaacatcagAAAGGACTCCTGAGGATGTGTCCGTCTGTGTGACTGTAATTAAAGTGTATGGTTTACCTTCGTGTTTAGCAGCTCTGAGTATATTCTCAATAACTGATGGCTCAACAGTACTTCCAAACTCCTTAGCTTTCAATATATCGACATTCTGGGAGCCAGCATACAACTTTAAACAACTGCCGAATTGgtcagaaaaaaagccgGTTGAAATAACGAGTGCCTTTTCCCCGTTATTCAAAAGGTTAGCTCCCGTAAGATCCCAACCTAAAGTTCCTGATCCTGAAATCACGAATCCTTGGGTATCTGGGTCAGATGATTGAAAGAGCCTTCTGGTGTTTTTCAAAGCCTCCTGAAAAGCGGCAGTAAACTCTGGTGATGTGTGGGTCTGCGAAGGGGTCGACATTTCCTTTAAAACTTCACTTGAGAACTCAATGGGTCCTGGAATAAAGCTTAATTTCCTGTTCGACATTTTGTTTGTACTATTGCAGGAAATGAAGGGATAATGAACTAATAATTTCTTTGCtagaaataaatatgtgGAGAAAAAACCGAAAGCTGTCAATAACCTCGATAAGGGACTATGCCTAAAATGAAAAGCTCAGCAAGTTAAAATCTCAGATACTAATTAAACATTTGgccatatatatatatttagtTTAGTTGGTATAGGGGGTCTTTAAATACGGATTGCAAATTAGCAACCTAGTTGgttttcaaattttggtGGATATCAGGGCTCCAAAGGGAACAATAGGAATGGAAATAggattgaaaataaagacatgacaatattattttgcttttaaatGCATTACTCGAATAGTACGTATCAATCATATAATTGGTTGACAGTTGTGTAGttaaaagcataaaaaatttggttGTTCTTTAgcttaatattttatttttataatgCAGATGACGACCAACATGTTTTCTATCAATATGACTTACGACTTCGATATTTCCGGAGTCCATTTTGACTATCCCCATGTTTtcctttatatattttagtTAACTGTACCAAAAAGTTCCTTCAATATATCTGAATTATGGTACAGTAGAGTGTAATTCTCAAGACAGATTCAATGACGAAATCTCGGTCTTCCCCGCTCGACCAGAATGATTGACGGGCAGATGGATGGCACGAGCGGCTGAACATTAGAAAACAATATCGTGGggtgaaatttttggaagaaaaaaaactatCCAAATCTTGAGGAAAGAAACTTCAAATAATTACGTAAGTGTAGATTTAACTTTTTTCCGGTGTACCACGTATGCATATTTCTGCGATCAATCTTTTCGAAGCGAAGCTCACCAGCCAATTTCGACAATATAAAGTCTTGAACCTTTGCTCTATGGCATTAACGAAGATAAATACTATACATTACAGAAGACATGATATCTGATTCTCAATTGAATAAATGGGCCATATCGTTTGGGCTAATTTCTGCCGGTCTAATTTTAGCGTACAGCTTGCTTGAAAATAACACCAAATCAACAGATGATGACTCGGAGAATGGCAAGGacgatgaaataaattaattCGAAATAGTCATGTGTGTCCTTTGTTAACCAGACTTGCACGAAAAtaattcaacaaattcGAGTTATTTAGCACTACTCACTTTAGAATGGTTGTCTGTGGTCCATTACTGTATAGACATAAATCTTACCGgtatataaaaaaaatacatataGGGTATCTATTTTTGCTATTTATCTCTTCGTAATCTTCTCAAGATATAATAACCCATCTTATTTTCTATGAGCATTCGAGACTTGTCGAAGACTCTGATACCAATAGAAATATATCCACCGGTCACTCTTTATTAGTAAATTTCGTATCT
It includes:
- the SHM2 gene encoding Serine hydroxymethyltransferase, cytosolic — protein: MSRDALSKEHRHMLTGHLKETDPEVADIIEDEIDRQRHSINLIASENFTSTSVFDALGSPMCNKYSEGLPGRRYYGGNQNIDRMEMLCQSRALKAFRLDPDKWGVNVQALSGSPANLEVYGAVMKPHERLMGLDLPHGGHLSHGYQTPTRKISAVSVYFETMPYRVDLKTERIDYDMLEKTANLFRPKVLVAGTSAYCRLIDYKRMREIADEVGAYLMVDMAHISGLIAAGVIPSPFEYADIVTTTTHKSLRGPRGAMIFFRKGVRSVNPKTGKEIYYDLESRINFSVFPGHQGGPHNHTISALCTALKQAATPEFKEYQLQVLKNAKSLEYEFKKLGYHLVSGGTDSHMVLVSLREKGIDGARVEAVCEKINIALNKNSIPGDRSAMVPGGVRIGSPAMTTRGANEGDFKRIVDYIDKAVNFAKELQNNLPADAHRLKDFKRKLSEPSEELEQWRKEIYNWAGEYPLSV